Proteins encoded by one window of Candidatus Hydrogenedentota bacterium:
- a CDS encoding DUF2723 domain-containing protein, with translation MPQPRLHVRYPRVLRFADYAAGAAALSISFAVYLRTLAPTVYGEDSGELIAAAETLGIPHPTGYPLWCIAAKIVMTIVYAGDAAWRANLLSALCGSGAVLCTALILCIVARNRIAALAGALSLAFSLEFWEQSVIAEVYSLNALVTAACILLLILWAESRRNGLLYAAGFLFGVGLANHHVLLLCAPAFAAYVLMIGGLRWGAWTMHLITLLAAFLGLSVYLYLPIRSMANPAMDWGNPETWPAFVDVVTRAQYRFMITDGPRSWERFFDQARTFGSVYLSQFTMGVGLFAPFGLLVLWKREHPALCVMLVLAWLGTVLGGILIPNFGPDRLSIWLNTTYWIPAYLVSAIFIGAAIAGVCAATPRLPVRAVVALGLCVAAVAAPFIANFSRNDKSRYFLASDYARNILATLAPGAIYFGDSDLSLFPVMYFQIVERMRPDVLIANPYGYPIASVYRDMPEEVRATFQKIPTEQDEQVIFEWLVHNSGRPVYTTAQRRANGILVYNEGLLYRYAPAAQPIEPDSPWDRYAWRSVDESDFEDDWSAEVILSEYYFARGRAEFDAGRRAAGLNAFERAAHVARENKESLNNIGCAAAGYGLMDDAQRYFELACALDPEFHMARLNLGRAHMKKGQFERAKAEFDRVPASAPEDTTAKTLAAYCEQKIAEAPTAPAPW, from the coding sequence ATGCCACAACCGCGGTTGCACGTGCGGTACCCGCGCGTGTTGCGTTTCGCGGATTACGCAGCCGGCGCCGCCGCGTTGTCAATTTCGTTTGCCGTGTACCTGAGGACGCTTGCGCCGACCGTCTATGGCGAAGACAGCGGTGAACTGATTGCGGCGGCCGAGACACTCGGCATCCCCCACCCCACCGGCTATCCGCTGTGGTGCATCGCGGCGAAAATCGTGATGACGATCGTGTACGCGGGTGACGCGGCGTGGCGGGCCAACCTGCTGTCCGCGCTGTGCGGAAGCGGCGCAGTGTTGTGCACGGCGCTGATACTCTGCATTGTCGCGCGCAACCGGATTGCGGCACTGGCCGGCGCGCTGTCGCTGGCGTTCTCGCTCGAGTTTTGGGAACAGAGCGTGATCGCGGAAGTGTATTCGCTGAACGCGCTCGTTACGGCGGCGTGCATCTTGCTGCTCATCCTGTGGGCGGAGTCGCGCCGAAACGGTCTGTTGTACGCGGCGGGATTCCTGTTCGGCGTGGGGTTGGCGAACCACCACGTGCTTTTGTTGTGCGCGCCGGCGTTCGCCGCGTATGTGCTCATGATTGGCGGCCTTCGGTGGGGCGCCTGGACGATGCACCTTATCACCCTGCTGGCCGCGTTCCTTGGGCTTTCGGTATACCTGTACCTGCCTATTCGATCGATGGCGAACCCGGCTATGGATTGGGGAAACCCGGAGACGTGGCCCGCATTTGTCGACGTGGTGACGCGGGCGCAGTACCGATTCATGATCACGGACGGCCCGCGATCATGGGAGCGGTTCTTCGATCAGGCGAGGACGTTCGGAAGCGTCTATCTGAGCCAATTCACAATGGGCGTCGGCCTCTTTGCGCCGTTCGGCCTTCTCGTGTTGTGGAAACGCGAACATCCTGCGTTATGCGTCATGCTGGTTCTCGCATGGCTGGGCACGGTGCTTGGCGGCATACTTATTCCAAATTTTGGCCCGGACCGGTTATCGATCTGGCTTAACACAACGTATTGGATTCCGGCGTATTTGGTTTCGGCCATCTTTATTGGCGCGGCGATCGCCGGGGTGTGCGCAGCGACGCCGCGGCTGCCGGTACGCGCGGTCGTTGCGTTGGGGTTGTGCGTGGCTGCAGTCGCTGCGCCGTTCATCGCGAACTTCTCCCGCAACGACAAGAGCAGGTATTTCCTGGCGTCCGACTACGCGCGAAATATTCTGGCGACGCTCGCGCCGGGCGCGATTTATTTCGGCGACAGCGATTTGTCGCTGTTTCCCGTGATGTATTTTCAAATCGTGGAGCGGATGCGGCCGGACGTGCTGATCGCGAACCCGTATGGATATCCCATCGCGAGTGTGTATCGCGACATGCCGGAGGAGGTGCGCGCGACGTTCCAGAAGATTCCGACGGAGCAGGACGAACAGGTCATCTTCGAGTGGTTGGTACACAACAGCGGGCGTCCGGTGTACACCACCGCACAACGCCGCGCGAACGGTATCCTCGTGTATAACGAGGGTCTGCTCTACCGTTATGCTCCCGCGGCGCAACCCATCGAACCCGATTCGCCGTGGGACCGCTATGCGTGGCGATCGGTGGACGAGTCGGATTTCGAGGATGACTGGTCTGCGGAGGTCATCCTGTCCGAATACTATTTTGCGCGCGGCCGGGCGGAGTTCGACGCGGGCCGCCGGGCGGCGGGACTGAACGCCTTCGAGCGGGCGGCCCACGTCGCGAGGGAGAACAAGGAGTCGCTGAATAACATCGGGTGCGCGGCCGCGGGCTACGGGTTGATGGATGATGCACAGCGCTACTTCGAGCTGGCGTGCGCACTCGATCCCGAATTTCATATGGCGCGGCTCAATCTTGGGCGCGCACACATGAAGAAAGGTCAATTCGAACGCGCGAAAGCGGAGTTTGACCGGGTGCCGGCATCCGCGCCGGAAGACACCACGGCGAAGACGCTTGCAGCATATTGCGAACAAAAGATTGCCGAGGCTCCGACCGCTCCAGCGCCGTGGTAG
- a CDS encoding TolC family protein — MSSPSAAATEMEARKAAVETLLDLAMAQEMAIRDSPSIDAAEARVTQAAARVKQARAAWFPTVFATASASNTWISESDYSFAKRAASNGFWTSFALGTQARLQGEVLTFAQIVSNNISSLFNPAIQPVPLVVPNTDRAIVQDLLKTSLYSIDARNAVKDEFEAYTISVAADWIVFNGFDRKFAILEARLGELQTEAALIEAHRILLDAVAQAYYAAQLSRENIAIAEADEAFNQLQLKQAELRKKVGTGSRSDVLNFQVRVNAARAALITARQSYAMALIALAELLAMPEAKFPETMDLAPLEEASLETLEPPDPDRLVAYAKEHRPDLQVNELGIERANAVIGRAKSLFYPTVRAHVSKDAVRNNNLEFREDDFGTTIGVTGTYELFAGGRNLARLRETKAARAEAQHLVTETELSVASDVRTAVEDLRAAQERLVLQRANAVLVQENRDLVQKGYEGQVEPLVRLNEAQRDLISAQANLAFARVALQATWHRVRTSTGETVAGYSVADGVATVSKDEKPAGK, encoded by the coding sequence ATGAGTTCACCGAGTGCCGCCGCCACCGAAATGGAAGCGCGGAAAGCCGCGGTCGAGACGCTGCTCGACCTTGCCATGGCGCAGGAGATGGCAATTCGGGACAGTCCGTCTATCGACGCCGCGGAAGCTCGCGTGACGCAGGCGGCGGCGCGCGTGAAGCAAGCGCGGGCTGCTTGGTTTCCGACGGTGTTCGCGACGGCGTCGGCGTCAAACACGTGGATTTCGGAGAGCGACTACAGTTTCGCCAAGCGGGCCGCATCGAACGGGTTTTGGACGTCGTTCGCGTTGGGCACTCAGGCGCGCTTGCAGGGCGAAGTGCTGACCTTTGCGCAGATCGTGAGCAACAATATTTCGAGCCTGTTCAATCCCGCGATTCAACCCGTCCCGCTCGTCGTCCCGAATACGGACCGGGCAATCGTGCAGGACTTGCTGAAAACGTCGCTGTATTCGATCGACGCGCGGAATGCGGTGAAAGACGAATTCGAGGCGTACACAATCAGCGTGGCGGCAGACTGGATTGTATTCAACGGGTTCGATCGGAAATTCGCGATACTGGAGGCGCGCCTCGGCGAGCTGCAGACGGAGGCCGCGCTGATTGAAGCACACCGCATTCTGCTCGACGCGGTCGCACAAGCGTACTATGCGGCGCAGCTTTCTCGCGAGAACATTGCCATCGCGGAAGCGGACGAAGCCTTCAATCAACTGCAACTGAAACAGGCGGAATTGCGCAAGAAAGTCGGTACGGGATCGCGCAGCGACGTGCTGAACTTCCAGGTCCGTGTGAACGCGGCGCGTGCGGCGTTGATCACGGCGCGCCAGAGCTACGCGATGGCGCTCATCGCATTGGCGGAACTGCTTGCCATGCCGGAGGCGAAGTTTCCGGAAACGATGGACCTCGCGCCGCTCGAAGAAGCGTCGTTAGAAACGCTAGAGCCGCCCGACCCCGATCGGCTCGTGGCGTACGCAAAGGAGCACCGCCCCGACTTGCAGGTGAACGAGTTGGGCATCGAACGCGCGAACGCAGTGATTGGCCGCGCGAAATCGCTTTTCTATCCGACAGTCCGCGCGCACGTCTCGAAAGATGCCGTGCGGAACAACAACCTCGAGTTTCGCGAGGACGACTTCGGCACCACGATTGGTGTGACCGGAACATATGAACTGTTTGCAGGCGGGCGCAATCTGGCGCGGCTGCGCGAAACAAAGGCGGCCCGGGCCGAAGCGCAACATCTTGTAACAGAGACCGAACTGTCGGTCGCGTCCGACGTGCGGACCGCCGTCGAGGATCTGCGCGCCGCCCAGGAACGCCTCGTCTTGCAGCGCGCGAACGCGGTCCTGGTCCAGGAGAACCGTGACCTCGTGCAGAAGGGTTATGAAGGCCAAGTGGAACCGCTGGTGCGGCTCAACGAGGCACAGCGCGACCTGATTTCTGCCCAGGCCAACCTCGCGTTCGCGCGCGTCGCATTGCAGGCGACATGGCACCGGGTGCGCACGAGCACCGGCGAGACGGTTGCCGGCTATTCCGTTGCCGATGGCGTCGCGACCGTCTCAAAGGACGAGAAACCCGCCGGCAAGTAG
- a CDS encoding SpoIIE family protein phosphatase — MQVHPHKDKVTVLMRRLFGRLRHAAVVFAASLFTVSVPSIAAERSMPIKVGIYENRPMVFLDDDTRPAGLQVDIVSEIAKARKWPIEFVYGTWQDCLARLEDGEIDVLLDIGYSDERAQRFDFTSESLFSTWAQVYVPPGSTLLGIPDLEGKHIAVMRGDVHYAALQRLLRDFGIAVHYVEYDDYKDLMQAVEHKRVDAGLFSRIAGLQLESDYGVRRSSIVLDPIQVRIAFPKGKNGDIRDAIDADLRRMKRDPNSAYSVAMDKWLGNVPLMEWPWWWKWAVLGLAAFALIGVGVNSLLRLEVRRKTSQLTAKNVELEQEIASRARVESLLQAGRERLSTQSRALMTLARSDAIDRGDLDAALRQITTAAAQTLDVDRSSVWIAESDLSAIRCICLFVRSKGEFSKGAELARTDYPIYFRALAENRIIAASDAARDPSTYEFADSYLAPLGITSMLDAPVRTGQRLIGILCNEHTGAAREWNLEEENFAASLADFVALALEAHERQTAEARLRESEERNRLIIEKALDAVIIADNRGTVIGWNAKAEEVFGYARDEAIGQPVISLVVPESIHEIVAQEFLDILRSGRGRTRRDVLAKRKNGEEFYAEFSVSASREGRRFIYTSFVRDITEQKRAQEMKEKLHQIETELELARTIQRSFLPQQFPAFPHRCEFEVYAEMIPAANVGGDFYDFYLLDDERLAFAIGDVSGKGVPGALVMAMTLTILKATAASTPSVSDCVSQVNRLLCKENEAAFFVTLFYGVLHVPTGKITFANAGHPPPFRVSSTRGVKPLDGTGGLILGVFEEAQYSEGEIALKSGESVLLFTDGVTEAMNESNILYTEERLEQTLRGVSGMPATPLVAHVVKDVESFAGDAPRHDDITLLALRYLS; from the coding sequence ATGCAAGTGCACCCACACAAAGACAAAGTCACCGTTCTAATGCGCCGGTTGTTCGGCCGGTTGCGTCACGCGGCAGTGGTTTTCGCCGCGTCGCTGTTTACCGTTTCCGTTCCAAGTATCGCGGCGGAACGCAGCATGCCCATCAAGGTCGGCATTTACGAGAACCGGCCCATGGTGTTCCTCGACGACGACACGCGGCCCGCGGGGTTGCAGGTCGATATCGTTTCCGAGATTGCCAAAGCGCGAAAGTGGCCGATCGAATTTGTATACGGCACGTGGCAGGACTGCCTCGCCCGGCTGGAAGACGGCGAGATCGACGTCCTGCTCGATATTGGGTATTCGGACGAACGCGCCCAGCGATTCGATTTTACGTCCGAGTCTCTGTTTTCGACGTGGGCGCAGGTCTATGTGCCCCCGGGCTCGACGTTGCTTGGCATACCGGACCTCGAGGGGAAACACATTGCGGTGATGCGCGGCGACGTGCACTACGCGGCGCTTCAGCGGTTATTGCGCGACTTCGGCATCGCCGTGCACTACGTCGAGTATGACGACTACAAAGACCTGATGCAGGCGGTCGAGCATAAGCGTGTGGACGCAGGGTTGTTCAGCCGCATCGCGGGCTTGCAGCTCGAAAGCGACTACGGAGTGCGCCGCAGCTCGATCGTGCTCGATCCGATCCAGGTGCGTATCGCGTTTCCCAAGGGCAAGAATGGAGACATTCGCGACGCGATTGACGCCGACCTGCGCCGCATGAAGCGCGACCCGAATTCGGCTTATAGCGTGGCGATGGACAAATGGCTCGGAAACGTCCCGCTGATGGAGTGGCCATGGTGGTGGAAGTGGGCGGTGCTGGGTCTAGCGGCCTTTGCGTTGATAGGCGTCGGCGTCAACTCGCTACTGCGGCTCGAGGTACGCCGCAAGACGTCGCAATTGACCGCTAAGAACGTCGAGCTCGAGCAGGAGATCGCTTCGCGCGCACGCGTCGAGTCCTTGCTTCAGGCCGGGCGTGAACGATTGTCGACGCAAAGCAGAGCGCTCATGACGCTTGCGCGAAGCGACGCGATCGACCGTGGCGATCTCGATGCCGCGCTCAGGCAAATCACGACGGCCGCGGCGCAGACGCTTGACGTCGATCGGTCGAGCGTGTGGATTGCGGAGTCGGACCTCTCCGCGATTCGCTGTATCTGCCTATTCGTTCGGTCAAAGGGCGAGTTTTCCAAAGGCGCCGAGCTGGCGCGAACCGATTACCCCATCTATTTCAGGGCGCTCGCCGAGAACCGAATCATTGCCGCGTCGGACGCCGCGCGCGATCCGAGCACATACGAGTTCGCGGATAGTTACCTCGCGCCGTTGGGAATCACATCCATGCTGGACGCGCCGGTCCGCACAGGACAGCGGCTCATCGGGATTCTGTGCAACGAGCATACCGGCGCCGCGCGGGAATGGAACTTGGAGGAAGAAAACTTCGCTGCATCGCTTGCGGATTTTGTCGCGCTCGCGCTGGAAGCGCACGAGCGACAAACGGCCGAGGCGCGCCTGCGCGAGAGCGAGGAACGCAACCGTCTCATCATCGAGAAGGCGCTGGACGCGGTCATCATCGCGGACAATCGGGGTACCGTGATCGGCTGGAACGCCAAGGCGGAGGAAGTCTTCGGTTACGCGCGCGATGAAGCGATCGGACAGCCGGTTATTTCGCTCGTTGTGCCGGAGTCCATCCACGAGATTGTTGCGCAGGAGTTTCTCGATATCCTTCGCTCCGGCCGCGGGCGTACGCGGCGCGATGTGCTGGCGAAGCGAAAAAACGGCGAGGAGTTTTACGCCGAGTTTTCGGTTTCGGCGTCTCGCGAGGGGCGGCGGTTTATCTATACCTCGTTCGTCCGCGACATCACGGAACAAAAGCGCGCGCAGGAGATGAAGGAGAAGCTCCACCAAATTGAGACCGAACTCGAACTTGCGCGAACGATTCAGCGATCGTTTCTGCCCCAACAATTTCCGGCGTTTCCGCATCGATGCGAATTCGAGGTTTACGCGGAAATGATTCCCGCCGCAAACGTCGGGGGCGACTTCTACGACTTTTATCTTCTCGACGACGAAAGGCTCGCCTTTGCGATCGGCGACGTGTCGGGCAAAGGCGTGCCCGGTGCACTGGTAATGGCAATGACCCTCACAATTTTGAAAGCGACGGCGGCTTCGACGCCGTCGGTATCGGACTGCGTTTCGCAGGTTAATCGGCTGTTGTGCAAGGAGAACGAGGCGGCGTTCTTCGTGACCTTGTTCTACGGCGTGCTGCATGTTCCGACCGGGAAGATTACCTTCGCGAACGCAGGGCATCCTCCCCCCTTTCGCGTATCCTCAACGCGGGGCGTCAAGCCGCTTGATGGAACTGGCGGGTTGATACTTGGTGTATTCGAGGAAGCACAGTACAGTGAGGGCGAGATCGCGCTGAAGTCGGGGGAGAGCGTCCTGTTGTTCACGGACGGCGTAACCGAGGCCATGAACGAATCCAACATCCTGTATACGGAGGAACGGCTCGAACAGACGCTGCGCGGCGTTTCGGGAATGCCTGCGACGCCGCTGGTAGCGCACGTGGTGAAGGACGTTGAATCGTTCGCCGGCGACGCGCCGCGGCACGACGACATAACGCTGCTGGCGTTGCGGTATTTGAGTTGA